The genomic interval GTTATAAGCCTGAACTCCTGCCCAAGCGTCGACCTTTTTTTGTGAAGCGTATTCTAAAACTTTTGACAAATTAGAAATACCTTGTTTAATACTTTCTTGTTCTGTTGAGAAAGTATTTGTTGTGCCATTCAAGCTTTCACTTGATTGCATAATATCAACTTGTTTTCCTTTAGTTTCTGTATAAATAATTGCCAAAGCCAACTTTGTATCACCACTCAATCCTTGTGCTTTAAGGCTTTTTTTGACCTCTGCCTCATAAGACATTACGTGTTTCACATTTTCATGCATACGGTAAACATAAAAACCACTGAATACAAGAAGTATCAGTACTATTAATCCAATTAATTTTTTAAACATTTCACTTACCTAAATTTTCTGACTGCTCTTATTCTTTACTAGCACATATCATTATTTTTTGCAGTCATTTTTTATATATGTTCTATTATAACACTTCTCTTTTAAATTTAGCTTAACATTAAAAAATTAGACAAATTTTCTTTGTCTAATTTTTTGATATTATAAGGGAAATTGACGAGTCAGTTCTAAAGCTGCTTTCCTAACTTCCGCAAGTTTTTCTTGATTATCGTGATTAACCAAAGCTTCTGAGACCAATTGTGCAACTTTTTTCGCTTCAACTTCTTTAAATCCTCTTGAAGTAATCGCTGCTGCTCCAATTCGCACCCCTGAAGTTTTAAATGGTGATAATGTTTCATCAGGAATTGCTTCTTTATTGAGTGTGATGTGAACACTATCCAATAAATCTTGAGCTTCTTTCCCATTAATTCCTAAGTCTAAAACTTTAAGATTAAGCAAATGATTATCTGAACCACCAGCTATCAATCGTAAGCCTTCCACTTTAGCAAATTCCTCAGCCATTGCTTGCGTATTTTTAATGACTTGTTCAATATAGGTTGTGAATTCTGGATCAAGTGCTTCTTTAAAAGCTACTGCTTTTGCTGCAATGACATGTTCTAAAGGCCCACCTTGAGTTCCAGGGAAGATTGCAGAGTTAATTTTCTTGGCCAAAGCTTCATCATTAGTCAAAATCATTCCACCACGTGGTCCACGGAGTGTCTTATGAGTTGTTGTTGTAACGACATCAGCATAAGGAAGTGGATTAGGATGCGCACCAGTCGCTACCAATCCAGCAATATGTGCCATATCAACCATTAATTTTGCTCCAACACTATCAGCGATTTCACGGAACTTAGCAAAATCAATCAGGCGTGAATAGGCAGAAGCGCCAGCAACAATCAGTTTAGGTTGAACTTCTTTAGCAATTTTTAAAATTTCATCATAATCTAAAAGCTCAGTTTCAGAATTAACTCCATAAGGAACAAAATGATAAGTTTTTCCTGAAAAATTGACTGAAGCTCCATGAGTCAAGTGACCGCCAGCATTTAAATCCATTCCTAAGACTGTGTCTCCAGGTTGAATTAATGCCATATAAGCTGCCGCATTGGCTTGAGAACCTGAATGAGGTTGAACATTGGCAAATTTTGCACCAAAAAGTTCTTTTGCTCGTTCAATAGCCAAATTTTCTACAACATCAACCGCTTCTGTTCCGCCATAATAACGTTTCCCAGGATAACCTTCGGCATATTTATTTGTCAAAACAGAACCTTGTGCTGCCATAACTGCTTTTGAAACAATATTTTCTGAAGCAATTAATTCAATATTTTGTTGCTGACGAATTTCCTCAGCATGAATGGCTGCCCACAATTCTGGGTCAAAACTTTCAAAATCTTCTTTATCAAAAATCATTGGTTCTCCTTGTATGTCTTTTGGGATATTTTAAAAAATATAAGTAGAATTTTATAGTCATTGGCGCTATAAACTTAATCAGTTAATTTTAGTTTACTTTCGCAAGCAAACTTTCAACTCTAAAACTATTATATCGGCTAAAGGCTCTTTTTTGAAATAAGTTGGCTTGTAAATCTCATCATTGCCAAAGAATGTTCGGAAATTTTTAGATTACTTTTTTCAGCTTATTTTATTCAATTTGACCAAGTTCAGGAACTTTTTTAAGTAATTCTTCTTTAGTAACAGCCCCTTGACGCAGTAATTTTGGTTTTTCTTGCGTCAAATCGATGATTGTTGTATCTAGTCCATAGATGCTATCATCTTGAACAGCGACTGCGGCATTTTCTAAAATTTCAGGACTTAAATCGGCAAAGAAACTTGGACTTTTAGAACCACTTAAATTGGCAGAAGGTCCGACCAAAACACCGACCTCTTTGATAATTTTTTTAGTTACTGCAATATTTGGCATTCTAAAACCAACAGTACTTTTTCCAATATGAATCCATTCAGGAACATCTTTAGATGCCTCTAAAATAATAGTTAAAGGGCCAGGAAGAAAGGCTTCCACAATTTTTTGAAGATAAACTGGTTGATTGATTGAATATTTTAAAATATCTTCAAAGCTTGAAATATTCATATTTAAAGCTTTTTCTGTTGGACGTCCTTTGACTGAATAGAGTTTTTGGACTGCTTCTTCATTCATCGCATCTGCAAAGAGACCGTAAACTGTTTCTGTCGGTAAAATAGCTAACTGACCAGATTTTAGTGCTTTGATAGCTCTAGCTGATAAGCGGTTTTTATTATTATTCTCTTTTTCTGACTGCTTGTCTAGTTCTTTTTGTAATGTTTTTGCTTCAATAAAAAGATTTTCTCTAATATTTTTCAAATCATCTGGTACTTTGTAGGGACGACGAAAAAGAAAGCCAATAATACCATAAAATCCACCTTCGACTTTTTCAAGTTCGTTAGCAAAATTATTGAGTCCCCCTTGCACGAACTTCAAATTTTCTTTAGCTTGGTCTATCTTGTTTGACTCAACCAAAGTTTTGATATCTTTTAATTGCACTTGCAAAAAAGAGGACATTGTTCGTAAATCATTTTCAACTTTCATTTTAACTTCTTTCTTAAATATATTTTATCTTTTAACTGAACTTTTCCTTCAAAAATAGGATGATCATAATTATCAAGAAAATAATTGGAAATTTTATGAGTAATTGTGAAGCCGCATTTTTCATAGAAAGCTACATTGTTTGAAACATCATCTGTTCCAAGAATTAGCTCATCAGCTGCTAAATTTTCTTTCAAATATGTGATGAGTTGTTTCATCATTTGCTGACCGAATCCTTGTCCTTGAAAACTAGTTTCTACCGCGAAATTCTCAATTTCAAAAGTATTTTTTTGTTTTTTTATGACTACAGCACAGGCAACGGTCTTGCCATTTTTTAAAGACAGAGTAAATAAATCTCCATTTTCCAGATAATTTTCTAAATGTGGTCCATCATCAGCTAATAATAATATTGGTAAAAAATCTTCTTTTTGCTGAAATACTTGTTCAAAAATTAAAGAATTCATTTTTCTCCTTAAATATTGCAACAGTAGCTTTTATCACTTGACACTAATCATTCGATCTTTTCCAAATATATCCTGATGAATACTAACAAGCTTGTCAGTAAATTTTTCTTGAAAAATAGCTTGCACAGCTTGCCCTTGCTTATAGCCGATTTCCAAATAAATTTTTCCATTATCGGTCAGATGATTGACCGCTTGGTCAGCAATTTTTTGATAAATTGCTAATCCCTGATTTTCCGCAAAAAGCGCTAAATCAGGTTCATATTTAATGACAGAATTATCCATTTCGTAAGTTTCATCAAAAGCAATATATGGCGGATTAGAAACGATAATATCAAAGCTGTCAGTAATTTTATCTAGTACATCTGATTGAACGAATTCCAAATTAGCCTGATTTATTTCAGCATTTTCAGCTGCTAAAGTTAGTGCCTCTTTAGAAATATCAGAAGCTTTTACTGTCCAATTTTCACGCGCTTGAGCTAGAGAAATGGCAATCGCTCCTGACCCTGTTCCAATATCTAAAATTTTGAGGGAATCATTCTCATTTTCAGCCAAAATCATTTCCACTAATTCTTCAGTTTCAGGACGAGGAATTAAAACACGCTTATCGACCTTCAATTTCAAATCACGGAATTCTGCCCAACCCACTATATATTGTGGAGGCTCATTTTGATGAAGACGTTCTGACACTTCTGTCAGTAATTTTAATTCTTGGTCAGTAATTTTTTCTCGCATCAAATTCAACCAAGATAATTTATCAAGTTCATGTAAATTTCGCCAGACAAATTCCAACTCAAAAGGGTCTTCTAAATCTGCTGACAAAGTTCGCACAGCTTCAATCCAAAGCATTTTTCTTTTTCTACTTTCCAATATTAATTATTTTTCTAATATCTTTTTAAATTACTCTTCCAAGTATAGCAAAAAAGCCCAATAAAATCAGGCTTAATCAATCTTTCAGTTTAATGTAAATCCTTGCTTTTTCAAAAATTTGGCAACATCCTCACGCCGTGGCTTTGTCAGAAAATTGCTCATTTCCTGCGTCCAATCAGTAGACTTTTGATGATGACTCCGATTGGCATAGTAATCTGAAGTTTGTTCATTATAAGCCTGTAAATCACTCACTGTCACACGATTATAAGCATTAACTGACAAAATATTTGCTCTTGGTAAACGTGGTTTAACTTCATTTCGTGTTTTTGGCATCCCAATTGTAAGACCAAAAAGTGGAACAGTCAATTCTGGTAAATTCAGTAACTCTGCCACTTTAGCAATATCATTACGAATCCCACCAATATAACAGATTCCAAGCCCCATAGATTCTGCAGCTATCGCCATATTCTGTGCAGCAATTGTAGTATCAACAATGGCAACCGTCAATGCTTCCATATTCTGGAGAGCCTTCACGTCCTTATTTTCCGTCTGTAAAATCTGAGCTTGTCGATACCAGTCAGCCACAAATATATAAAAAACACCTGTTTGATTCACATAATCATCTGAACCTGATATCCTAGCCAGTTCACGACGTAATTCATTATCCGCTATCTCAATGATTGAATAAGCTTGTAGAAAATTAGATGAAGCTCCAGACTGTGCAGCTTTTAGCAACAACTCCTTGACATCAGCTGACAAAGGCTTCTCTTTAAAATCACGAACTGATGCGTGGAGCAACATTTTTTCAATCGTTGGATTCATGATTGTTTCATCATTCATCAAAATAAGTTCCTCACTACTAATAATTTTTATAAATAATCATTATTTTACAAGATTCTCTACTAAATAAGAGGTGAAATTCGAGTTAAAAGATAAGCACATAAAGGGATTTTTACTTCTTGAGCTGGAAAAAGCAAAGCATACTGCTTTCGATTTTGATTTGTTTCGGAAACCAACTCTTCTAAAGTTCCAAGTTTTGCTCCAAGTTCTGAGAAAGATTGACGTAAAGGATTTTTACTATATTTTCCCAATTCAGACAAAGGTAAACTTTTATTGGTCCGACTCCAGTCTTCATCTTTTTTTACTTCTTGCCAAAGTCGACAATATTGCTTTTCTTTATAATTTTCAATTGACATCCGAGTTCTTTGCGCTCGGTGCAAATGCTTAGAAAGAGACTCCATCTTTTCAGCAACTACCCAAACATCTCCATTTCCCCCCCTACAATAAAGTAAATCAAAAGATAAATCAAAGCCTTTGACCTTAAAAATAGTCACATCTGTTGAAACATTATTCACCTTTTTCGAAGTTTGCATTTTCCTATTTTCATGTCCCACTTCTCGAATAACAAAATCTTCAAATTCAAAATTTATTATTTATTTAATTCTTCTAATTTTTTAGTTTGGTCATAGACAATCAAAGCATCAATCACTTCATCCATTTTCCCAGATAAAATACTATCCAACTTTTGTAAAGTTAAGCCAATCCGGTGATCAGTCACACGGTTTTGTGGGAAATTGTAAGTTCTAATCCGCTCAGAACGATCCCCAGTTCCGACAGTTGATTTACGTTCTGCATTTTGCTTATCCAATTCAATTTGTTGATAGTAATCAAAGACTTTTGTATTCAACAATTTAATAGCTTTATCCCGATTTTTTTGTTGCGTCCGTTCTTCTTGCATTTCCACTTTAATCCCAGTTGGTAAATGGACCATACGTACCGCAGTAGCAACCTTATTGACATTCTGTCCACCAGCACCAGAGGCATGGTAAATATCCACACGTAAATCTTTTTGGTCGATTGTCATCTCAAATTCTTCAACCTCAGGCATAACAAGAACAGTAGCCGTTGATGTATGGACCCGCCCTTGTGTTTCGGTTACAGGAACACGTTGTACTCGGTGAGCACCAGATTCATATTTCAATTTTGAATAAACAGATGGACCAGAAATTAAAGCTGAAACCTCTTTATATCCACCAATTCCGGTGATGTTTGCTTCCATAATTTCAAACTTCCAACCTTGTGATTCAGAAAAATGTTGGTACATATTCAACAAATCACCAGCAAAAAGTGCAGCTTCATCACCACCAGCAGCTCCACGAATTTCTAAAATAATATTTTTTCCATCATTTGGGTCTTTTGGCAAAAGCAAAATTTTGATTTCTTCTTCCAAAAGCTCTTTTTGTGATTTTGCTGATGAAAGTTCTTCTTTGAGCATTTCTTTCATATCATCATCAAGTCCACCTTCGCCAAGCATTTCTTCACTATCAGAAATTGTTTCAAGAACTTTTTTGTATTCATTATAAGTCGCTACTTTATCACGTAAATCTGCTTCTTCACGCGATAATTCCATAAAACGCTTTGTATCCGAAACCACCTCAGGGTCAGACAATAACTCACCCAATTCTTCATATCTTCCAACTATTGATTCTAACTGATCAAACATTTCTCTATTTCCTTTAATTATTTTTTAGTTTGTAATGGTAAATTTTTGGCCATATTGACAAACGAATCCCATTGTGTCACATCTTGCAGCATGTCTTTTTTAAAAATCATCACTTGATTTCTACCTTGAAAAAAGTGCACACGATCTGAAAAAATTTCGACATTACGTACATTCATTTGAGCTTTAATTTGTTCCTCTGTCACATACATATCAAGTTCTTGTGGCTTAAAATTTTTCAAAAAACGACTTTTCAATTGCCAATGTAAAAAAAGATTTCCTAAAACAAGAACAAGTAAAGCAGAAACAACCGGCCAAAGCCATTGCCCCTTACTCATAAATAAATTAATAACCAAAAAAATAAGCATAATTCCTGAAAAAACAAGCATCATCCGCTTGGTCATTTGACCAAGAATTCTTTGATAATCCTCACCAGTAATCGTTCCTTTAAAATGATAAAACATCGAGTTCCTCCCTCTTGATATAAAGTCTGTTCGTGTAAAATTCTAATCTTATTTTTTAAATTTCTGGCTTAAAATAATGTTTACGACAAACAGGAATATAGGTTTCGTTTCCACCAATCTGCAACTGTTCACCTTCATAAACTGGTTTTCCATCAATTGTCCGAATCACCATTGTTGCCTTTTTACTACAATACCAACAAATTGTTTTAATTTCTTCGATTTTGTCCGCAAGCAAAAGTAAATATTTTGAGCCTTCAAAAAGCTCATTACGAAAATCATTTTTCAAACCAAAAGCCATGACTGGAACATTTAGTTCATCCACAACACGCGCAAAATCATAGACATGTTTTTTATTTAAAAATTGTGCCTCGTCAATCAGCACACAAAAAGGTTTAGCTGGCAGGCTGTTCACATAATCAAAAACAGACATTTCCTCATCAATTGCGACAGCTTCAGCTTTCATCCCGATTCGACTAGCAACTGTCCCAACCCCTGCGCGTGTATCTAGACTAGAAGTCATTAATAAAACAGGCTTACCCTGTTCCTCATAATTATAAGCCACTTTCAAAATCTCAATTGATTTCCCTGAATTCATCGTCCCATATTTGAAATATAATTGCGCCATTACTTTTCCTTTTATTTTTTAGCTTCTATACCATTGATATCAAAAGTTCTGTACTTCAAAATCTTTAAAGATTACTTCATAAACTTTCTCGATTTCTCTAATTTTTACTCAATGAGGTCAAATTAAAACACAACTTAAATTATATCATATTTCATTTATATTTTAACCCTTCTCTCTGCTTTATTAAACCTTCAAAGATTGGAAAGGTTACTTCATTTAATGTATATCTTTATAATTTCTTAGCAATAAGGTCCTTTTATCTATTTTTTTATTTTTTTCTTGCACTCGAGATGAAAACACCTATTCTGGAATTTCTTAAAATAAAAAAACCAATATTTTTGTTATTGGCTTTTTTACTTTTAAAATTTCTAATAAGCTCCTCGCTGATTTTTGTATTTTAAATCCTGCATTAACTATTGTTATCTTTTATTTTCAGTATATCATCAAAACAAAAAATAATAAGAGTTTTGTGCTCCCTAAACTTAGTAAAAAGTTTAATCTTGGAAAACTGATTTTAGAAAAATCTTTTAGATAGCCTTTATCGTTACTTCAATATTACCTTGAGTAGCGCGGGAATATGGGCAAGTTTTATGTGTTAGTTTCAAGAGTTCTTCTGTTTCTTCAGCACTCACTCCTTCGATATGTCCTGTAATATCAACTCCTAATACTACATCTGGAATTTCATTTTGACTTAAATTATAGAGAGAAACTGTAACTTCAATAGTTGATTCACCCTCTATATTTTTTGATTTTTTAATATAGTCTAAAGCACTATTAAAACAAGCGCTATATCCTGCAGCAAATAATTGCTCTGGATTTGTCGCTCCTTCAACCTTTCTGCCTGGTGCAATAATATCTAAATTAAAACTTTTATCTGGAGAATGGACTTCGCCATTTCGACCGCCAGTATTTATCATTTTTGTAGAAAATATTTTTTTCATTGAAATCCCCCTTTTGTATTGTTTACAATATAATTGTACTAAATACAATCACGTTTGACAAATATATAGATTCAGATATAATGAAATGATGGGAGAAAATATGACAGACAATATTCTTAGTAAGGAATTATGCTTTCAATTATACATTGCTTCAAAGGAAATTATAAAAAAATATAATTCTTATTTAAATAGATATTCGCTTACTTATACTGGATTTATCGCTATGTTAGCAATTGAAAACGAGATGACAATAAATAAATTAGGCGATGAACTCTCTTTAGATTCTGGTACATTAAGCCCTCTACTAAAAAGATTGGAAGCAAAAGGATACATTATAAGAAAACGTTCTGATAAAGATGAAAGAAGTGTTGAGTTATTTCTCACAGATAAGGGAGCACAAGTTAAAAAGGAATTACCTTCTATCTCTCTTGAAATTGGTGACAGTTTAGTTTCTTGCAACGAGAATATTAATTATGACTTACTTCTCTCGCAATTACTTACTTTAAATAAAAGTTTGAAAACAGAGATTTAAATATTTTTTATTTATTATACATCTTTTACAGCCTGATCAGATTTTGCTCGAATATCTTGAACTTCTCGCAATGCTTGATCATTGTCCTGTCCAATAATTATCCGCTAATGATTTGATATCAATACACGCATTAAAGACTATTGCAAAATTGGTGTTTGCTATGATTATTTTTTTATGCTATAATTTCTCAATCTTAAAATAGGAGAATGTAAGATGAAATACTTTGTACGCCTTGCTACAGAGCAA from Lactococcus lactis carries:
- the glyA gene encoding serine hydroxymethyltransferase is translated as MIFDKEDFESFDPELWAAIHAEEIRQQQNIELIASENIVSKAVMAAQGSVLTNKYAEGYPGKRYYGGTEAVDVVENLAIERAKELFGAKFANVQPHSGSQANAAAYMALIQPGDTVLGMDLNAGGHLTHGASVNFSGKTYHFVPYGVNSETELLDYDEILKIAKEVQPKLIVAGASAYSRLIDFAKFREIADSVGAKLMVDMAHIAGLVATGAHPNPLPYADVVTTTTHKTLRGPRGGMILTNDEALAKKINSAIFPGTQGGPLEHVIAAKAVAFKEALDPEFTTYIEQVIKNTQAMAEEFAKVEGLRLIAGGSDNHLLNLKVLDLGINGKEAQDLLDSVHITLNKEAIPDETLSPFKTSGVRIGAAAITSRGFKEVEAKKVAQLVSEALVNHDNQEKLAEVRKAALELTRQFPL
- a CDS encoding MarR family winged helix-turn-helix transcriptional regulator, with the translated sequence MTDNILSKELCFQLYIASKEIIKKYNSYLNRYSLTYTGFIAMLAIENEMTINKLGDELSLDSGTLSPLLKRLEAKGYIIRKRSDKDERSVELFLTDKGAQVKKELPSISLEIGDSLVSCNENINYDLLLSQLLTLNKSLKTEI
- a CDS encoding thymidine kinase, with the translated sequence MAQLYFKYGTMNSGKSIEILKVAYNYEEQGKPVLLMTSSLDTRAGVGTVASRIGMKAEAVAIDEEMSVFDYVNSLPAKPFCVLIDEAQFLNKKHVYDFARVVDELNVPVMAFGLKNDFRNELFEGSKYLLLLADKIEEIKTICWYCSKKATMVIRTIDGKPVYEGEQLQIGGNETYIPVCRKHYFKPEI
- the nfsA gene encoding oxygen-insensitive NADPH nitroreductase, which encodes MNDETIMNPTIEKMLLHASVRDFKEKPLSADVKELLLKAAQSGASSNFLQAYSIIEIADNELRRELARISGSDDYVNQTGVFYIFVADWYRQAQILQTENKDVKALQNMEALTVAIVDTTIAAQNMAIAAESMGLGICYIGGIRNDIAKVAELLNLPELTVPLFGLTIGMPKTRNEVKPRLPRANILSVNAYNRVTVSDLQAYNEQTSDYYANRSHHQKSTDWTQEMSNFLTKPRREDVAKFLKKQGFTLN
- a CDS encoding GNAT family N-acetyltransferase; this encodes MNSLIFEQVFQQKEDFLPILLLADDGPHLENYLENGDLFTLSLKNGKTVACAVVIKKQKNTFEIENFAVETSFQGQGFGQQMMKQLITYLKENLAADELILGTDDVSNNVAFYEKCGFTITHKISNYFLDNYDHPIFEGKVQLKDKIYLRKKLK
- a CDS encoding L-threonylcarbamoyladenylate synthase; this translates as MKALKSGQLAILPTETVYGLFADAMNEEAVQKLYSVKGRPTEKALNMNISSFEDILKYSINQPVYLQKIVEAFLPGPLTIILEASKDVPEWIHIGKSTVGFRMPNIAVTKKIIKEVGVLVGPSANLSGSKSPSFFADLSPEILENAAVAVQDDSIYGLDTTIIDLTQEKPKLLRQGAVTKEELLKKVPELGQIE
- the prmC gene encoding peptide chain release factor N(5)-glutamine methyltransferase, with translation MLWIEAVRTLSADLEDPFELEFVWRNLHELDKLSWLNLMREKITDQELKLLTEVSERLHQNEPPQYIVGWAEFRDLKLKVDKRVLIPRPETEELVEMILAENENDSLKILDIGTGSGAIAISLAQARENWTVKASDISKEALTLAAENAEINQANLEFVQSDVLDKITDSFDIIVSNPPYIAFDETYEMDNSVIKYEPDLALFAENQGLAIYQKIADQAVNHLTDNGKIYLEIGYKQGQAVQAIFQEKFTDKLVSIHQDIFGKDRMISVK
- a CDS encoding Ohr family peroxiredoxin, translated to MKKIFSTKMINTGGRNGEVHSPDKSFNLDIIAPGRKVEGATNPEQLFAAGYSACFNSALDYIKKSKNIEGESTIEVTVSLYNLSQNEIPDVVLGVDITGHIEGVSAEETEELLKLTHKTCPYSRATQGNIEVTIKAI
- the prfA gene encoding peptide chain release factor 1; the encoded protein is MFDQLESIVGRYEELGELLSDPEVVSDTKRFMELSREEADLRDKVATYNEYKKVLETISDSEEMLGEGGLDDDMKEMLKEELSSAKSQKELLEEEIKILLLPKDPNDGKNIILEIRGAAGGDEAALFAGDLLNMYQHFSESQGWKFEIMEANITGIGGYKEVSALISGPSVYSKLKYESGAHRVQRVPVTETQGRVHTSTATVLVMPEVEEFEMTIDQKDLRVDIYHASGAGGQNVNKVATAVRMVHLPTGIKVEMQEERTQQKNRDKAIKLLNTKVFDYYQQIELDKQNAERKSTVGTGDRSERIRTYNFPQNRVTDHRIGLTLQKLDSILSGKMDEVIDALIVYDQTKKLEELNK
- a CDS encoding lysozyme family protein; this encodes MFKKLIGLIVLILLVFSGFYVYRMHENVKHVMSYEAEVKKSLKAQGLSGDTKLALAIIYTETKGKQVDIMQSSESLNGTTNTFSTEQESIKQGISNLSKVLEYASQKKVDAWAGVQAYNYGKAYVDYIAAHGGKNTIALSKDYSRDVVAPSLGNTTGETYYHLTLDSLIYNKGKLYSNGGNIFYAKEVEWNMLLLDLLNW